The Petropleomorpha daqingensis genome includes a window with the following:
- a CDS encoding glycoside hydrolase family 15 protein, with the protein MSATPIADLAFLSDRHSCALVDRAGTVEWLCFPRFDGPAVFAHLLDDDAGHWSVRPEAEGTTTRRYAGRSLALETTFRTAEGEFVLTDALGLGPDNDGHRLGTDVPHVLVRRLSCTSGAVDVLVDYRPRPEYGLIVPLLSHLDGGVAARGGADWLVLTLPVAADLHDGRATARIHLEAGDVVHLALQRSTLGDAVPAHVWAQDELAALLDRTLASWESWCSLHQSYDGPWADLVHLSGRVLQGLSYQPSGAVVAAGTTSLPEGVGGERNWDYRYAWVRDASFTMEALWVAACPDEAEDFFGFMTTAGAGGIGPDESLQIMFGVGGEHDLSERTLDHLRGWRDSRPVRVGNGAWAQRQVDVYGELLGAAARLADQLPALDEETRWFLASCADTAAVRWRDRDQGIWEVRGEPQHFLYSKVMCWVALDRAIALAPQLRCEHRVDEWQKVREEIADAVLQQGWSEEAGAFTQYFGSTALDASNLMMPIVGFLPADDPRMLATIDAIADRLTDERGLVYRYRTEEGVDGLAGEEGTFLLCTFWLAQALALAGQVERARAVFEGAASFANDLGLLSEEVDPESGELLGNVPQAFSHIGLVNAAWAIDQAERSGR; encoded by the coding sequence ATGAGCGCCACCCCCATCGCCGACCTCGCCTTCCTCTCCGACCGGCACTCCTGCGCGCTGGTCGACCGGGCCGGCACGGTCGAGTGGCTCTGCTTCCCCCGCTTCGACGGCCCGGCCGTGTTCGCCCACCTGCTGGACGACGACGCCGGGCACTGGTCGGTGCGTCCGGAAGCCGAGGGGACGACGACCCGCCGCTACGCCGGGCGCTCGCTGGCGCTGGAGACGACGTTCCGCACCGCGGAGGGCGAGTTCGTGCTCACCGACGCCCTGGGCCTCGGTCCGGACAACGACGGCCACCGCCTGGGCACCGACGTGCCGCACGTGCTGGTCCGCCGCCTGTCCTGCACGTCCGGGGCGGTCGACGTGCTGGTCGACTACCGGCCGCGCCCCGAGTACGGGCTGATCGTCCCTCTGCTCTCGCACCTCGACGGCGGAGTCGCCGCCCGCGGTGGCGCCGACTGGCTGGTCCTCACCCTGCCCGTGGCGGCGGATCTCCACGACGGCCGGGCCACCGCGCGGATCCACCTGGAGGCCGGCGACGTCGTCCACCTGGCGCTGCAGCGCAGCACCCTCGGCGACGCGGTACCCGCCCACGTGTGGGCGCAGGACGAGCTCGCCGCGCTGCTCGACCGCACGCTCGCCTCGTGGGAGTCCTGGTGCAGCCTGCACCAGTCCTACGACGGGCCCTGGGCCGACCTCGTCCACCTCTCCGGACGGGTGCTGCAGGGCCTGTCGTACCAGCCCAGCGGCGCCGTCGTCGCCGCCGGGACGACGTCCCTGCCCGAAGGCGTCGGCGGCGAGCGGAACTGGGACTACCGCTACGCCTGGGTGCGCGACGCCAGCTTCACGATGGAGGCGCTCTGGGTGGCGGCCTGCCCGGACGAGGCCGAGGACTTCTTCGGCTTCATGACGACGGCCGGCGCCGGGGGCATCGGCCCGGACGAGTCGCTGCAGATCATGTTCGGCGTCGGCGGAGAGCATGACCTGAGCGAGCGCACCCTGGACCACCTGCGCGGCTGGCGGGACAGCCGGCCGGTCCGCGTGGGCAACGGCGCGTGGGCCCAGCGGCAGGTCGACGTCTACGGCGAGCTGCTCGGCGCGGCCGCGCGGCTGGCCGACCAGCTGCCCGCGCTGGACGAGGAGACCCGCTGGTTCCTCGCCTCGTGCGCCGACACCGCGGCTGTCCGCTGGCGCGACCGCGACCAGGGCATCTGGGAGGTGCGCGGCGAGCCGCAGCACTTCCTCTACTCCAAGGTCATGTGCTGGGTGGCGCTGGACCGGGCGATCGCGCTGGCCCCGCAGCTGCGCTGCGAGCACCGGGTCGACGAGTGGCAGAAGGTCCGGGAGGAGATCGCCGACGCCGTCCTGCAGCAGGGCTGGAGCGAGGAGGCCGGCGCCTTCACCCAGTACTTCGGCTCGACGGCGCTGGACGCGTCGAACCTGATGATGCCGATCGTCGGCTTCCTGCCGGCCGACGACCCCCGGATGCTGGCCACGATCGACGCGATCGCCGACCGGCTGACCGACGAGCGCGGCCTCGTCTACCGCTACCGCACCGAGGAGGGCGTCGACGGGCTGGCCGGCGAGGAGGGCACCTTCCTGCTCTGCACGTTCTGGCTGGCCCAGGCGCTGGCGCTGGCCGGGCAGGTCGAGCGCGCCCGCGCGGTGTTCGAGGGCGCGGCGTCCTTCGCCAACGATCTCGGCCTGCTGTCCGAGGAGGTCGACCCGGAAAGCGGCGAGCTCCTGGGCAACGTCCCGCAGGCGTTCAGCCACATCGGGCTGGTGAACGCCGCGTGGGCGATCGACCAGGCCGAGCGGTCCGGGCGATGA
- a CDS encoding RNA polymerase sigma factor, with protein sequence MRQPEPSAPAVAAALLEGGSPGQAVLLERLRAGDRTAFAELVDAWSPVLLRVALLHVSTRASAEEVVQDTWLAVIGQLDRFEGRSSLRTWVFRILENQARTRGVREARAVPWSSAFPDQAEDTGPTVDPRRFRGPDDRWPGGWTPAGRPAGWEPPPEDAAVAAEIRRELRAALDELPERQRTVVELRDVHGLSSEEICATLGLSPGNQRILLHRGRARLRARLEDVYRSASGEGARRG encoded by the coding sequence ATGCGGCAGCCCGAGCCGAGTGCGCCGGCGGTCGCCGCGGCCCTGCTCGAGGGCGGTAGCCCCGGGCAGGCGGTGCTGCTCGAGCGGTTGCGCGCCGGGGACCGCACCGCCTTCGCCGAGCTGGTGGACGCCTGGTCGCCGGTGCTCCTCCGCGTCGCCCTGCTGCACGTCTCGACCCGCGCCTCCGCCGAAGAGGTCGTGCAGGACACGTGGCTGGCCGTGATCGGCCAGCTGGACCGGTTCGAAGGGCGCTCCTCCCTGCGGACGTGGGTCTTCCGGATCCTGGAGAACCAGGCCCGCACGCGGGGGGTCCGCGAGGCGCGGGCCGTGCCGTGGTCGTCGGCCTTCCCCGATCAGGCGGAGGACACCGGCCCCACCGTGGACCCGCGGCGCTTCCGCGGCCCCGACGACCGCTGGCCCGGCGGCTGGACGCCCGCGGGGCGACCGGCCGGCTGGGAGCCGCCCCCGGAGGACGCCGCCGTGGCGGCCGAGATCCGCCGCGAGCTCCGGGCGGCCCTCGACGAGCTGCCCGAGCGTCAGCGCACCGTGGTCGAGCTGCGCGACGTGCACGGCCTGTCGTCCGAGGAGATCTGCGCGACGCTGGGCCTCAGTCCCGGCAACCAGCGGATACTCCTGCACCGGGGACGTGCCCGGCTCCGGGCCCGGCTGGAGGACGTGTACCGCAGCGCCTCGGGGGAAGGAGCGCGTCGTGGCTGA
- a CDS encoding anti-sigma factor family protein: protein MADLPTPRPGDHDVLTIACREFVELVTEHLEGTLPDAVEQAIAEHLELCEPCVVYLEQVRSTARALRTLPEPTLPPAARERLLDVFTALHGREGSAG, encoded by the coding sequence GTGGCTGACCTGCCGACGCCCCGGCCCGGGGACCACGACGTCCTCACCATCGCCTGCCGCGAGTTCGTCGAACTGGTCACCGAGCACCTCGAGGGCACCCTGCCGGACGCCGTCGAGCAGGCGATCGCCGAGCACCTCGAGCTGTGCGAGCCCTGCGTCGTCTACCTGGAACAGGTGCGCAGCACCGCCCGGGCGCTGCGCACCCTGCCGGAGCCGACGTTGCCTCCGGCGGCCCGGGAGAGGTTGCTCGACGTCTTCACGGCCCTCCACGGCCGGGAGGGCTCAGCGGGGTGA
- a CDS encoding AraC family ligand binding domain-containing protein produces the protein MARISPDTPELVDEGIVEVRTAELGGYTVDFLTIKQQFDMSDMLRGLPGDQCHCPHWGVVTRGAMTVRYADHEETARTGDVYYMPPGHVPAFEVGTQLIMFSPTEDVQATDEAIKRNLAALQGA, from the coding sequence ATGGCACGCATCTCTCCGGACACGCCGGAGCTGGTCGACGAGGGCATCGTCGAGGTCCGCACGGCCGAGCTCGGCGGCTACACCGTGGACTTCCTGACGATCAAGCAGCAGTTCGACATGTCCGACATGCTCAGGGGCCTGCCGGGCGACCAGTGCCACTGCCCGCACTGGGGTGTGGTGACCCGCGGCGCCATGACGGTCCGCTACGCCGACCACGAGGAGACCGCTCGCACCGGCGACGTCTACTACATGCCGCCCGGGCACGTCCCCGCGTTCGAGGTCGGCACCCAGCTGATCATGTTCAGCCCGACGGAGGACGTGCAGGCGACCGACGAGGCCATCAAGCGCAACCTGGCGGCGCTGCAGGGCGCCTGA
- a CDS encoding HD domain-containing phosphohydrolase, translating to MTVRNPCRELRLAELVAALSLGVDLGFDQPMEHVLRQCVISLRLADRLQLGEDERSTLYYTALMVNVACHSDAHEQAKWFGDDIAMKAGKYRHDGRSLRGLAAGLRTIGAGHPPWDRLRIGLEFALGGFREVDAMIERHAALARGLAAELGLDDATQRAVAASYERWDGRGWPAGLRGDQIPLAARISQFAEYIEVAQRVGGPEAATALARERAGRQFDPHLAATLTGDPDGLLAGLDTARSWDVVLEAEPALRRRLRGDAVDEALATVADFVDLKSPYTLGHSRAVADLAADAARLAGMADDEVTDLRRAGLVHDLGRLGVSNAIWDKPGPLGAGEWERIRLHPYFTERILCQSPALAPLGAVAVQHHERLDGSGYPRGLRGGAISPQARFLAVADTYRTLREPRPHREALTADAVAVRLSRDAREGRLDADAVEATLTAAGHRATARHSRPAGLSAREIEVLRLVAQGLSSRQIADRLVLSPKTVRNHTEHIYAKTGAVNRVAASLFAVQHGLLPVD from the coding sequence GTGACAGTTCGCAACCCGTGCCGGGAGCTGCGGCTGGCCGAGCTGGTGGCCGCGCTCTCGCTCGGCGTGGACCTGGGCTTCGACCAGCCGATGGAGCACGTGCTGCGCCAGTGCGTGATCTCGCTGCGGCTGGCCGACCGCCTCCAGCTCGGTGAGGACGAGCGCTCGACGCTCTACTACACGGCGCTCATGGTGAACGTCGCCTGCCACTCGGACGCCCACGAGCAGGCCAAGTGGTTCGGCGACGACATCGCGATGAAGGCGGGGAAGTACCGGCACGACGGCCGGAGCCTGCGGGGTCTCGCGGCGGGCCTCCGGACGATCGGCGCCGGCCACCCGCCGTGGGACCGGCTGCGGATCGGCCTGGAGTTCGCGCTGGGCGGGTTCCGCGAGGTCGACGCGATGATCGAGCGGCACGCCGCGCTGGCCCGCGGTCTGGCCGCCGAGCTCGGGCTCGACGACGCGACCCAGCGGGCCGTCGCGGCCTCCTACGAGCGGTGGGACGGGCGCGGGTGGCCCGCTGGGCTGCGCGGCGACCAGATCCCGCTCGCGGCGCGGATCTCCCAGTTCGCCGAGTACATCGAGGTCGCGCAGCGCGTGGGCGGCCCCGAGGCGGCGACGGCGCTGGCCCGCGAGCGCGCCGGCCGGCAGTTCGACCCCCACCTGGCCGCCACGCTGACCGGGGATCCCGACGGTCTGCTCGCCGGGCTGGACACCGCGCGCTCCTGGGACGTCGTGCTCGAGGCCGAGCCGGCGTTGCGCCGGCGCCTGCGCGGCGACGCCGTCGACGAGGCCCTCGCGACGGTCGCGGACTTCGTCGACCTCAAGTCCCCGTACACCCTGGGCCACTCGCGCGCCGTGGCCGACCTCGCCGCCGACGCCGCGCGCCTCGCGGGCATGGCGGACGACGAGGTCACCGACCTGCGCCGCGCCGGGCTGGTGCACGACCTCGGCCGGCTCGGGGTGTCCAACGCCATCTGGGACAAGCCGGGCCCGCTCGGCGCCGGGGAGTGGGAGCGGATCCGGCTGCACCCCTACTTCACCGAGCGGATCCTCTGCCAGTCGCCCGCGCTGGCCCCGCTGGGCGCCGTCGCCGTCCAGCACCACGAGCGGCTCGACGGCTCGGGCTACCCGCGCGGCCTGCGTGGCGGCGCGATCTCGCCGCAGGCACGATTCCTTGCCGTGGCCGACACCTACCGGACGCTGCGCGAACCGCGGCCGCACCGCGAGGCGCTCACCGCCGACGCCGTGGCGGTCCGGCTGAGCCGGGACGCCCGCGAGGGGCGGCTCGACGCCGACGCGGTCGAGGCGACCCTCACCGCCGCCGGGCACCGTGCGACCGCCCGGCACAGCCGCCCGGCCGGGCTCTCGGCGCGGGAGATCGAGGTGCTGCGCCTGGTGGCACAGGGGCTGTCCAGCCGGCAGATCGCCGACCGGCTCGTGCTCTCCCCCAAGACCGTCCGCAACCACACCGAGCACATCTACGCGAAGACCGGGGCGGTCAACCGGGTCGCGGCGAGCCTGTTCGCCGTCCAGCACGGCCTGCTGCCGGTCGATTGA
- a CDS encoding sulfite exporter TauE/SafE family protein: MAAAELAFLVVAGLVAGVLGTGGGITSLVSYPALLAVGLPPLTADVANLVALVACWPGSALTSRRELAGSGRWLARGLPLAAVGAAGGAVLLLTTPSGLFERLVPFLLAVGSLALLAQPVLTRRWHARRGQALALPIVTAVSVYSGYFGAGAGVLLLATLLVLVDERLPEANAVKNMLNGAATVAAAVVLVVAGPVDWAAVVPLAAGLFAGALLGPVVVRHLPATVVRVAVAALGLGLAVELAFR, from the coding sequence GTGGCAGCCGCCGAACTCGCGTTCCTGGTCGTCGCGGGGCTGGTCGCCGGGGTGCTCGGCACCGGCGGCGGCATCACCTCGCTGGTCTCCTACCCGGCGCTGCTGGCGGTCGGCCTGCCGCCGCTGACCGCCGACGTCGCGAACCTCGTCGCGCTGGTCGCGTGCTGGCCGGGTTCGGCGCTGACCTCGCGGCGGGAGCTGGCCGGCAGCGGCCGGTGGCTCGCCCGCGGGCTGCCGCTGGCCGCGGTGGGGGCCGCCGGCGGGGCGGTGCTGCTGCTCACGACGCCGTCGGGGCTGTTCGAGCGGCTGGTCCCGTTCCTGCTGGCGGTCGGCTCGCTGGCACTGCTCGCTCAGCCCGTGCTGACCCGGCGGTGGCACGCCCGCCGCGGCCAGGCGCTGGCGCTGCCGATCGTCACCGCCGTCTCGGTCTACTCGGGTTACTTCGGCGCCGGCGCGGGCGTGCTGCTGCTCGCGACGCTGCTCGTGCTCGTCGACGAGCGGCTGCCGGAGGCGAACGCGGTCAAGAACATGCTCAACGGGGCGGCGACGGTGGCCGCCGCGGTGGTGCTCGTGGTCGCCGGGCCGGTCGACTGGGCGGCGGTGGTGCCGCTGGCCGCGGGGCTGTTCGCCGGCGCCCTCCTCGGGCCGGTCGTCGTCCGGCACCTGCCGGCGACGGTCGTGCGGGTGGCCGTGGCCGCGCTCGGGCTGGGCCTGGCGGTCGAGCTGGCCTTCCGCTGA